TATCAAAGCGATATTCGTCGTTATGCTTTCCGTGAAACCATCGCGCGGACCACGGATAGAAGTTTCCGTATTGGACTCTTCTGGAGATCGGTTAGGAGCCTCAGAAATATCTATAGCGTACATCATCTGCGTTTCTTCAAATAAAATGATAAGCGAACCGGCATACATAGAAACCGTCATATCATCTATCGCGTTTGATCCTGTGATTTCTACTAATTGCAACAATGTATTTACATCTAATCTGGCTGCTTGTCCCCTTAGCTTTTGACTAATCAAGCCTTGAAGCTTGGGTAAAACCAGATTTTCAATGTGATCCCTGTTGATCATGCCGTCACAGTACATCAGGATAACAGCATCCGTATCGGATAGCTGGTAAGACTTGATCATGACATCAGCCGACGAGGCAAACATTTCTCGCAAATCGTGCTCATTCATTTGGTCGCCTTCTCCTTTCGTCGCACAGGCAAGATGGTTAACACAAGCAGGACAAGCAGCAAGCCTACACCGATCACAAGCATCATAGGATAATACCAATCCTGGATAAACATCACCATCTCATTGTCGGTAAATGGCAGTATACAAACCACTATAAAAAACAGACTTAACCCAAGAAGAACCCATGTGCGGGTGCTCTTTTTGGGAATACCCATCACATCCACACTCAGGAACATCAACATGCACATGCGGATGCAAGCCCCTGATATCCATTGGAAAATAGATAGAAAGTCCAGATGAGAAATATATTTCCCAAGTGTCACCATGCGCCACTGCTCGAAGGCAGGATATCTTAGATCAGCCGCCTCAAAAGGTCCAAATATCGCAATGGCTCCCATCAGTGGCCCTACGGTAAGTCCAACAATAATAATGCCCAGAATTAATAAAGCACGCAGCCGAATTCTCGTTTCAGCATGGTGCTGTAAAAACACAATACTTATCAGTTCGAAAGAAGAGCCGCAAGTGAGCAGCATTGTTTTAATGGTCGGAGCGTAGCCATGGGTAAATAACGGCATAATCAATCTGTAGTCTTTGTATTGAAAATTAGCTCCCATCACAAAAAAGCCTAGAAGAACTACGCCAGGCAGTAAAATACCCGAAGTAATGGCAACAGCCCTCATCCCTTCACGAGCAGCAAAAAAACAAAAAATGAGAAAAGCCAGTCCAATCATGATAGGCGGGGTCCTGGGCAAGTAGGAGATATTCGTCCAGGTGACCATATCCCGCAAAGTGACTGAAGCATGTGCCACGGCAATCACTATAACGACTACCTTAAGCAGGAATACAACCACTTTCCCATACCTTTGTTTCATCCATACCATCATGTTTTGTTGTTTGGACCTTTTAATCACAACATAGAGGAGAATAATCCATATCAATGTAGGGATCATGGCGAGAGAGGCGCCCAACCAGGAATCACGCTTACCGTAATGCAGCAATACTGGTATTAATAAGACATGATTGGTGATGCTGATCGACAGAATTAAGACAAAATACAATTGCAATGCGGTAATTTTCCGAGTTCCGGACATGAGCTTTTCTCCTGCTTTGGTAGTAGGTGGAAACTTTTATTTGTATGGTTATCTAATACAGTTTGATTTATGCACAAAAAAGAGGCCGCTCTTCAGGTTTATTCAACCTGTCGAGACAGCCTCTTCGAATATCAGTTAGAACGTTGCAAGAATGATAACCAACAGAATATACAGTACCAGTACAATGGCTGTACTTGAGTATCCAACTCCTGACATGGCGACTCCTCCTTCCTGCCCGCTTCATTGATCTAGGTTGTTACCTGATACATCCTATGTCGGGCAGGGCAGATGGGTATGGACGTATGTCTAGTTGATCGGAAGAAAAGGGGTTAATTCGCCTTGGTAGAACACATCTAGATGATGCAGCGCACGCGTGCAAGCCGTGTAAAACAGCTTGCGCTCCTTCGCCTCCGCGTAGACGGCCGCTCCGGCGTCGTAGAGAATAACAGCGTCGAACTCGAGCCCTTTGGCGAGGTACGCCGGTAAAATCATGACGCCTGCTTCATAGTGCAGCGTCTCTTTGGTAATCCGCGCGAGGCCCGGCAGCAGCGGCTTGAGCAGGGCGTGCGCGGACTTCGTCTCGCGCTCGGTCTTGCAGATGATCGAAATGGAGCTTGCGCCGCCATCGCGCCGGACACGAGCCGCCTCCGCCACGAGGCGGCTCAGCTCGGTCTCATCCGCCGCGCGCCGCAGGCGCGGGGAATCGCCGCTGCGGCTGAACGGCTCGATCGGCTCGCCGCCCGGCAGCACGCTGCTTGCGAAATCGACGATTTCGCGCGTGGAGCGGTAGCTCTTGACGAGACGGATCGTCTCCGTCTCCTCTTCCTTCATCAGCTCGCTGATCGAGCTGTATTCGCTCTTGCCTTCCGCAGCGCTCGCCTGAGCATTCGCGTGCGTGAAGATCCCTTGATTCCAATCGCCGAGCAGCGTAAAGCGTGCTCGGGGGAATAGCTTCTTCAAGTAGGCATAGTGAAACGGCGAGTAGTCCTGCGCTTCGTCCACAAGGCAATACCGGATGGTGCCAACGCGCAGCTGGCCCTCCACAAGCCCCTTCAGGTAGACAAGCGGAGTCGCATCCTCATAGTGCAGCGTCCCCTCAGCCAGCGCTGCGGATGTGAAAGCGCTGATCGCTTCCCACTCAGCAGGCAATACCTGCCCTGATTGCTTCATAAGCTCCTGATGCAGCTCTGTATCCGTGTATAGATCCTTGTACATGCCAAGGACATCGACATAAGCAAGCTTTCGCGCTTTTTCTTTGAGCGGCCCAATAGCTTTGTGAGCTTTGATCTTGCTCATCTTTTTCATTTCCGGTTCGGTGCCCAGATATTTGGGTTCGCGCACCATTTTCCGGTAGAACCGTTTCTGCGCATCAGCTTGGATCGCATCCAGCTTCTCCAGCATCCATTCGGATAGCTGCTCCATCCGTTCCCCTATGGCTAGGATAGAATCCTTCGCGTAGAAACGTTCGTTCAGTTCTTCCGCTGTAATTAATACCTTCTTGCCTACGGATAGATCAAGAAAGCGAAGCCCTCCCTGTTTGAACTTCTCGCCATAGGCTTCAATTACGCCGAGGAAAGCGGCTGATGTTTTGTACTGGATACTTTGCAAGCGCGTAGCATAAGCGGGATCCTGCTCCGTTCCTGTCAGGACAAACTCCAACTGATCGTACGGATCTTCGAGCTGCAAGCCCGTATCACTTAATTTATGGGTTAAATAGTCCTGAAATGTCGTCTGCTGCATCGTCGCTTCGCCCAGTTCTGGAAGAACGTGCGAAACGTAGTCGCTGAACAGCGAGTTCGGCGAGAACAATATCATATTATCCGCGCTGAGCGTCGTCCGGTATTTGTAGAGCAAATACGCGATGCGCTGCAAGGCGACAGAGGTTTTACCACTGCCGGCAGCCCCTTGCACGACCAACACCTTGTGCCGATCATCGCGAATGATCTGGTTCTGCTCACGCTGAATCGTCGTGACGATACTGTGCATCTTCTCATCCGCGCTGCGGCTGAGCATCTGCTGAAGCATCTCGTCTCCGATAGAGATCCCCGTATCGAACACATCCTGCAGAACGCCGGCTTTGATAATGTATTGGCGCTTGAGCATCAGCTCACCACTGACATCCATTTCCGGCGTCCGATACGTCGCAGGACCCGGCGGATAGTCATAAAACAAACTCGCAATAGGCGCACGCCAGTCATAGATCAGTATTTCATCCGTTTTGGCATCGATGAGAGAGGTCAACCCAATGTATATCTTCTCGCGCTCTTGCTCGCCGCGCTCCTTGAAGTCGATGCGGCTGAAGTATGGCGCATCCACGACGCGCTGCAGCTTCCGCAGCGCATCCTGCGCTAAGCGGTAGCTGCGCTCTTGCCCCTGCAAGACGTGCTCCTGCTGGGCCATACTCGCCGCTGTCTCGATCAGATCATCATCATTGTCGGCATTGACCGATATATCGTCCCAGAAGCTGCGGCCAATCGCCGTCGCCTCGGAGCGGCGCTGATCCACCGTCTCCCCCAATTCAATAATTCGCTGTTGGATATGGGCCCGTACGGATGCAACGCGCTGCGCTTCCTTCTCCCGTACTTCCTTTTCTATCGCCATAAGAATTCACTCCTGACTATTTATATACGCCATGGATGACCTCTTCGAACTCAGGCTCTTCCATATGTACATCATCCATTTCGCCCCAATTGCTAACGATTCGCAGAACATCCATGGCCTTAAGCTCCTGCCGGTTGCAGGCAATGGTCAGCCTATTCGCCTCTTGCTCTACAATTTGAAAGGGTAGTTCCCAACTTGCAGGCACCTGAATTTCGCCTCGATAAGTCACTTTCATCATCGTAGGCAGCCCGATGCGGTTGCGCAATTCCTGAATGGAACCATCATACCCGATTTGACCGTGATTAATCACGATGACCCTTTTGCATAGCTGCTCGATGTCATCCATGTCATGGGTGGTCAACAGAATTGTTTTGCCAAATTCGCGATTCAATGTATGAAGAAATCCCCGAATATTCCGTTTGGCCACGACATCCAAGCCAATCGTAGGCTCATCCAGAAACAGAATATCCGGATCATGCAGCATGGAAGCGGCCAGATCAGCTCGCATTCGCTGACCAAGCGAAAGTTTGCGAACAGGCGTATCCAGCAGCTCCTTCAGCTCAAGCAGTTCGGTTAATTCCCCTAATCGGCGGCGGGCAACGCTCTCTTCTACCCGGTACATCGCCGTCAGAATCTCGTAGGAATCCTTCACAGGCAAATCCCACCATAGCTGGCTTCTCTGGCCAAACACAACACCGAGCTGGGCTACGACGCGTCTGCGATGTTTTTGCGGACTATATCCGTGAATCAGCACCTCGCCCGAAGTCGGATGCAGGATGCCGGTTAACATTTTGATCGTCGTCGACTTCCCGGCACCATTAGGTCCAATATACCCGACGAACTCGCCAGATTCAATCTCGAAGCTGACATCGCGCACAGCTTCTTTCTCTCTATAGGCTCGTGAGAACAGCGTTCTTAGGCCTGCAAACTTGCCTTCTTTCACCAGCGGGGTCTGAAAAGTTTTACGTAAGTGTTTAACGGTTATCATAGTACACGCCTCCCCTCCTTAACTGCCTGTGCTTTGATAGCGGGATAATCCCAACTTCCAGAACCGAATCGCAAGCCACAGGGAAGCCGCGGCCACCGCCGCCGTACCGAGCAGCATGCCGATGCCGCCTTGGTGTCTTAAAACATACAACGTCGGGATATAATTGACGAAGCCAACCGGAACCACCAGCAATAACGCGCCCTGCAGCCATTTGGGATAGAGGGATAACGGATACCTGGCAGCTGTTTGCGACGCGTCCTCGGTCATATTCTGCAGCGATTCAATGCGCGTCAGCCAGAAGCCCGCAGCCGCTGTCGCCAGTCCGATGGCGAATAAAATAATCGCACCCGAGATGATCATTAACCCCGTTAATGGAATCACAACCCAACCTATCTGACCGCTTGCTAGGAGAGCCTGTATCGCAATGTAGAGAAGAATCAGTCCCTGCCCGATTTCGGCAATTAAGAGCTGTGAATTCTGGGTCATTAAAGCCAGCAAAACAGGAACCGGTCGGATTAACAGCGCATCCAGGTCCCCTGAAACGAGATACTTTTCCAGATGATGCACATCCGACGCCAGCGTGCGGTAAATCGCCCGGGAGATCATCATGACCCCATATAAGTAGCAAACTTCATACAGAGTCCACCCCTTGATATTGCCAAAACGCATCATGACCAGCGCAACCATCAGAAACTCGCAGATATGCACACAAGAGGCCATGGCCGTTGAGAAAAAGAAATTAAATTTATACTGCATTCGGCTGCGCAAACTCGCCTTGATGAGGAGCATATACAGTTTGACCGAGATCATCCGCCCTGCACCTCCAATTTCCTGCGTACACCTTGGGTAACGGCCAAACAGACGCAAGTAAACCCGATGCTCCAAGAAAGAGCGCCGAGCACAACGGTTCCATGTTCAAGCTGTAAATAAATACGAGTCGGGTAATAGAGCAAATACGGATATGGTGTATAAAAGCTGATCGTGCGAAGCCAGGATGGCAGCCATTCCAGCGGAATGAAAAAGCCGGACAGCAGCATGCTGAAAGAATAATTCACCCAGTAAAACCAACGGGACTCCGTGGTCCAGAGAGCGGCAACACCAATCAAATAATTCATGCAAATGGAGATATAGGCGGCCAAGATCAGAGCAACGACTGTCCAGCCATAAACGAGAACTTGCTTGGGAAGCTGTAAAGAGAAGATGAAATAATAGAGGGCATAAATCGGGATAAATTTGTAGAGAAATTGATAATAGATTTGGCCCCATTCTCGACTCATCGTCTGATAGAACAGGTGTACGGGCCTCATGAGATCGATAGCGATTTGACCCGTTCGCACAGATTGTTCAAGCCCGAGCCCTTTTGTTGTGAACTGCGTAATCCACAGAATCGCTTGATTAAAGGCAATATATCCAACAATTCCTTTGGCGCCATACTGACCTAGTGAAGCATCACTGCCCAGTCCCGTCCAAATGCTGGCATAAATAAAACCGAATACCGCACTCACTGCGTTATGCAGCAGATGTGAACCGCGATACTGCAAATTCCTTGCATACGCCTTGCGCGCCAAAACCGCGAAAAGCATAAAACACCTCCTCCGTTTTTACAGGCAATCATGGATGTTTCCTTGCAGCCGCTGCGTAGAGACAGGAGTTCTATATTACCAAAATCCCCCTCACAATAGCAATGATTATTTTTCGCACGCAAAAAATCCCTATTTCGTCGCACACGACAACGAAACAGGGACTTCACTACTGTGCACTCACAGGTTTGGCTTCCGAGGGCGTACTGCTTCCACCTTCGGCTCGCAGCGCAGAATCGGGGTCGTTGAACTCCGCATTATAGCTGGCTTGAACCGACTTCGACAAATATTCGTGATCGATATAGGAGGCCAGATACTGCTTGCCGAAGAGCAAGTCGTATTGGACATTCCTATAGTCCTCCAACAAGGACTTCGTAGAATCAGGAACTTTGGTATGAAGACTCTGATCGGCGTCCACTACCAGATTACTCAACAAACCTGGCACTTGGGCAGCCAACTGGGCATTCAAAGCAAAGTTCGCCGGCTTCGTCATTTGCAGCATATCCAGCACATGTGCGCCCAAGAAAGAATCGCTTAGCAGCGGAATATCTTGCTTCGGCTGATCAAAATTCGACCACATGACGAGCGGGATACTGTGCATCTTCTTCACTTCTTCCAGCGACCACTCGCTGGGATTGCTGCTTTGAATAAATCCTGCCTCTTTATAAACTTGATAATCCAGTCCAAGCATTGGCAAATGATCCCCATAGAAGACAATCATCGTTGGCTCGCTGGAATCCTTGTAATGATCAATCAGCATTTGCAAGCTTTGGTCGGCATCATGTGCGCCTTGCGTGTAGGTTTCCAGAATGCTTTTGGCTGCAGGCGTCAGGTTGCCCTCTGCTTTAAATTGATTTTCACCGTATCGCGGATCATCATAGGGGCCATGATTCTGCATCGTGACCGTATAAATAAACATCGGATCTGGCGTTTTATCTACTTCATCAATAATCGATCTGGCAACCTCTGCATCCGAAATAAAGTACCCTTTGGTCTCAGGATTCTCGAAATGCTCACTGCTCTTGAAAGACTGGAATCCCAGATCCTTATACACCGTATTCCGATTCCAGAACCAACCCTCGTAAGAGTGAATCCCCATGCTTTTGTAGCCTTGCTCAGCAAAGTAACTTGCCAAACTCGGCACTGGCTTAGAGACATATTGTTGGTATGGAATGGATCCGCCAGGCAGCAAACTCATGGAATTGCCAGTCAAAACTTCAAATTCTACGTTGCTGGTACCGCCCCCGAATTGTGGAGACAGCAGGTAACCTGAAGTGGACTCTTTTTGCAACCGATGGATCGTTGGAAGCGGATCTTCGCTAAACTTGACGTTTGGCAACAAAGTCGGGTCCCAGAACGCTTCGCTCATAACGAAGATAACATTCGGCTTCTTCCCGTTCAAGGAGTCCGCACTGATGGAAGCTTTGGACGCTTTTTGCACGCTTCCTGTTGGTTGTTCCAAACTTGCAGCTACTGCTGCGATCGACTGATCGCTATACGTTTCGGGCTTAGGAACGATGGAGTTTTTGACATTCAGTGTAAAAGCCAGCGCTAAACCGTTATTGGCGTAGTTTTCTTGCTGATTCCACACAATCTCGTTGACTCCTGCGTGATCAAGTATTTTACCAGCAAGCGGTGTCTTCACCCCGAACGCGTACAAGGCATAGAGCGAAAACAACCCCAAACCGATTCGACTAATCACCGGCAAGGTGACGCGCGGTAAAACCCAACGAAGCAGCAGAACAACGATCACGGCCAACGCCACGGCGCCGATTCGCAGCAATGCGGCTTTCCCCGTAACGAGTGAAGCGATATCCATACTTTCTTTATTGAGCAATATGTCCCATGGGAAGAAAGGCTCCCCAATCATTTTCACCTTCATATACGAAATTAAAGCCATAAGCCCGAGCAGCAGCGTCGTAATTGACCCTGAAATTGCCAAAGACCCTACGAAAGAAAATACCAAAGCCAATAAACAGAAAGACAGTCCCACATTTAAGAAGTAAAAAGCTTGGTTAGACATGATCCATTGGATTGTATTTGTGAAAGAGCCGCGTTCCAAGAGCTCCATACCTGCTACGGATATTAAAGGCAAACCAATCATGAACAGCAAAAACGAAATCGTCGCTCCCAGACGGGCTGGTCTCGTCTTCTTCGTTCTTTTCGGAAGACGGTTCCGGGGCTTCAAATTCAAGTGCATCTTACATCACTCTCCTCTTGCCCCTAATTGTATACACGAATTGTGAAGAAAATATGTAGCCCACCTTAAAGGAAGCTTAAACTTACATATTTTACCATTATTTTAAATCTGCCAACCAGGCTGCAAGCGCCTTTAACTCATCCTCTTTGAGTGCAACTTGGAATGGAGGCATTCCGCCGCCGCCTTTTTGAATGCGTTTAATGATCTCTTCTTCTGTTAATCGTT
Above is a genomic segment from Paenibacillus sp. HWE-109 containing:
- a CDS encoding endospore germination permease, producing MSGTRKITALQLYFVLILSISITNHVLLIPVLLHYGKRDSWLGASLAMIPTLIWIILLYVVIKRSKQQNMMVWMKQRYGKVVVFLLKVVVIVIAVAHASVTLRDMVTWTNISYLPRTPPIMIGLAFLIFCFFAAREGMRAVAITSGILLPGVVLLGFFVMGANFQYKDYRLIMPLFTHGYAPTIKTMLLTCGSSFELISIVFLQHHAETRIRLRALLILGIIIVGLTVGPLMGAIAIFGPFEAADLRYPAFEQWRMVTLGKYISHLDFLSIFQWISGACIRMCMLMFLSVDVMGIPKKSTRTWVLLGLSLFFIVVCILPFTDNEMVMFIQDWYYPMMLVIGVGLLLVLLVLTILPVRRKEKATK
- a CDS encoding ABC transporter ATP-binding protein, which codes for MITVKHLRKTFQTPLVKEGKFAGLRTLFSRAYREKEAVRDVSFEIESGEFVGYIGPNGAGKSTTIKMLTGILHPTSGEVLIHGYSPQKHRRRVVAQLGVVFGQRSQLWWDLPVKDSYEILTAMYRVEESVARRRLGELTELLELKELLDTPVRKLSLGQRMRADLAASMLHDPDILFLDEPTIGLDVVAKRNIRGFLHTLNREFGKTILLTTHDMDDIEQLCKRVIVINHGQIGYDGSIQELRNRIGLPTMMKVTYRGEIQVPASWELPFQIVEQEANRLTIACNRQELKAMDVLRIVSNWGEMDDVHMEEPEFEEVIHGVYK
- the helD gene encoding RNA polymerase recycling motor HelD, with translation MAIEKEVREKEAQRVASVRAHIQQRIIELGETVDQRRSEATAIGRSFWDDISVNADNDDDLIETAASMAQQEHVLQGQERSYRLAQDALRKLQRVVDAPYFSRIDFKERGEQEREKIYIGLTSLIDAKTDEILIYDWRAPIASLFYDYPPGPATYRTPEMDVSGELMLKRQYIIKAGVLQDVFDTGISIGDEMLQQMLSRSADEKMHSIVTTIQREQNQIIRDDRHKVLVVQGAAGSGKTSVALQRIAYLLYKYRTTLSADNMILFSPNSLFSDYVSHVLPELGEATMQQTTFQDYLTHKLSDTGLQLEDPYDQLEFVLTGTEQDPAYATRLQSIQYKTSAAFLGVIEAYGEKFKQGGLRFLDLSVGKKVLITAEELNERFYAKDSILAIGERMEQLSEWMLEKLDAIQADAQKRFYRKMVREPKYLGTEPEMKKMSKIKAHKAIGPLKEKARKLAYVDVLGMYKDLYTDTELHQELMKQSGQVLPAEWEAISAFTSAALAEGTLHYEDATPLVYLKGLVEGQLRVGTIRYCLVDEAQDYSPFHYAYLKKLFPRARFTLLGDWNQGIFTHANAQASAAEGKSEYSSISELMKEEETETIRLVKSYRSTREIVDFASSVLPGGEPIEPFSRSGDSPRLRRAADETELSRLVAEAARVRRDGGASSISIICKTERETKSAHALLKPLLPGLARITKETLHYEAGVMILPAYLAKGLEFDAVILYDAGAAVYAEAKERKLFYTACTRALHHLDVFYQGELTPFLPIN
- a CDS encoding ABC transporter permease; this encodes MLFAVLARKAYARNLQYRGSHLLHNAVSAVFGFIYASIWTGLGSDASLGQYGAKGIVGYIAFNQAILWITQFTTKGLGLEQSVRTGQIAIDLMRPVHLFYQTMSREWGQIYYQFLYKFIPIYALYYFIFSLQLPKQVLVYGWTVVALILAAYISICMNYLIGVAALWTTESRWFYWVNYSFSMLLSGFFIPLEWLPSWLRTISFYTPYPYLLYYPTRIYLQLEHGTVVLGALSWSIGFTCVCLAVTQGVRRKLEVQGG
- a CDS encoding ABC transporter permease; the protein is MISVKLYMLLIKASLRSRMQYKFNFFFSTAMASCVHICEFLMVALVMMRFGNIKGWTLYEVCYLYGVMMISRAIYRTLASDVHHLEKYLVSGDLDALLIRPVPVLLALMTQNSQLLIAEIGQGLILLYIAIQALLASGQIGWVVIPLTGLMIISGAIILFAIGLATAAAGFWLTRIESLQNMTEDASQTAARYPLSLYPKWLQGALLLVVPVGFVNYIPTLYVLRHQGGIGMLLGTAAVAAASLWLAIRFWKLGLSRYQSTGS
- a CDS encoding LTA synthase family protein, producing MHLNLKPRNRLPKRTKKTRPARLGATISFLLFMIGLPLISVAGMELLERGSFTNTIQWIMSNQAFYFLNVGLSFCLLALVFSFVGSLAISGSITTLLLGLMALISYMKVKMIGEPFFPWDILLNKESMDIASLVTGKAALLRIGAVALAVIVVLLLRWVLPRVTLPVISRIGLGLFSLYALYAFGVKTPLAGKILDHAGVNEIVWNQQENYANNGLALAFTLNVKNSIVPKPETYSDQSIAAVAASLEQPTGSVQKASKASISADSLNGKKPNVIFVMSEAFWDPTLLPNVKFSEDPLPTIHRLQKESTSGYLLSPQFGGGTSNVEFEVLTGNSMSLLPGGSIPYQQYVSKPVPSLASYFAEQGYKSMGIHSYEGWFWNRNTVYKDLGFQSFKSSEHFENPETKGYFISDAEVARSIIDEVDKTPDPMFIYTVTMQNHGPYDDPRYGENQFKAEGNLTPAAKSILETYTQGAHDADQSLQMLIDHYKDSSEPTMIVFYGDHLPMLGLDYQVYKEAGFIQSSNPSEWSLEEVKKMHSIPLVMWSNFDQPKQDIPLLSDSFLGAHVLDMLQMTKPANFALNAQLAAQVPGLLSNLVVDADQSLHTKVPDSTKSLLEDYRNVQYDLLFGKQYLASYIDHEYLSKSVQASYNAEFNDPDSALRAEGGSSTPSEAKPVSAQ